Proteins encoded within one genomic window of Panacibacter microcysteis:
- a CDS encoding MBL fold metallo-hydrolase: MSLFIASLNSGSNGNCYYVGNNQEAVLIDAGISCRETERRMEALGLQMQHVKAIFISHEHVDHISGLKTICNRHRLPVYITNGTLQYSKLGFSNSTFIPFSAADRVSVGGLSIHAFKKCHDANDPHSFIVECNGIRIGVFTDIGIACDNVVHHFKQCHAAFLEANYDEAMLASGRYPYYLKRRITGGNGHLSNRQAFELFVNHRPSYMTHLILSHLSKNNNDPALVEALFRPYAQQLNIVVASRFEASSLYEVSHVPSSYTTAPVRKVTGSVQQLAMF, encoded by the coding sequence ATGTCTTTATTTATTGCATCGTTGAATTCGGGGAGTAATGGAAATTGCTACTATGTAGGTAACAATCAAGAAGCTGTGCTGATAGATGCAGGAATTTCGTGCAGGGAAACGGAGCGGCGAATGGAAGCACTTGGTTTACAGATGCAGCATGTAAAAGCTATCTTTATATCTCACGAACATGTGGACCATATCAGCGGCCTTAAAACAATTTGTAACAGGCACCGCCTGCCGGTTTATATAACCAACGGTACTTTGCAATATAGCAAGCTTGGTTTTTCTAACAGTACATTTATTCCTTTTAGCGCGGCTGATCGGGTTTCGGTGGGAGGGCTAAGTATTCATGCTTTCAAAAAATGTCATGACGCCAATGACCCGCACAGTTTTATAGTAGAATGCAATGGTATAAGGATTGGCGTATTTACAGATATTGGGATAGCCTGCGACAATGTAGTGCATCATTTTAAGCAATGCCATGCAGCCTTCCTGGAAGCCAACTATGATGAAGCAATGCTGGCCAGCGGCCGCTATCCTTATTACCTGAAAAGGCGCATTACGGGTGGCAACGGGCACTTATCCAACAGGCAGGCATTTGAGCTTTTTGTAAACCACAGACCGTCTTACATGACACACCTGATATTGTCTCACCTTTCAAAAAATAATAATGACCCTGCGCTTGTGGAAGCATTGTTCAGGCCATACGCGCAACAGCTAAACATTGTTGTGGCAAGCAGGTTTGAAGCTTCTTCGCTTTATGAAGTTTCTCATGTACCATCTTCTTACACAACGGCACCTGTGCGAAAGGTAACCGGTAGTGTGCAGCAGCTTGCTATGTTTTAA
- a CDS encoding iron dependent repressor, metal binding and dimerization domain protein — MPPNFTVTEENYIKHIYHLQQPTGYTTTNELAAALKAKPASITDMLKKLSTKKIVNYEPYKEFQLNNSGKKVALGIIRKHRLWEYFLVEKLQFGWDEVHDIAEELEHVSSKELIEKLDAFLNHPRFDPHGDPIPDSNGRMSQLPQVNLMEVTFNTAAQVTSVGNQSSELLELLKHKNIRIGTVLEVKKKFSFDNSIEIKVRNHQAMAISEQLARSLFVKYVD; from the coding sequence GTGCCGCCTAATTTTACTGTTACAGAAGAGAATTATATTAAGCATATTTATCATTTGCAGCAACCGACCGGCTATACCACCACCAACGAGCTGGCCGCTGCTTTAAAAGCAAAACCTGCATCTATTACTGATATGCTTAAAAAGCTAAGCACTAAAAAAATTGTCAATTACGAACCCTACAAAGAATTCCAGCTTAATAACAGCGGGAAAAAAGTAGCACTGGGCATCATCAGAAAACACAGGCTCTGGGAATATTTTCTCGTTGAAAAATTACAGTTCGGCTGGGATGAGGTGCACGACATAGCAGAAGAACTGGAACATGTAAGCAGTAAAGAACTGATTGAAAAACTTGATGCCTTTTTAAATCATCCACGGTTCGATCCTCATGGAGATCCTATACCAGACAGCAACGGCAGAATGAGCCAGTTACCACAGGTCAACCTTATGGAAGTAACGTTCAATACTGCAGCACAGGTAACCTCGGTTGGCAACCAGTCTTCAGAATTGCTCGAACTGTTAAAACATAAGAACATACGGATCGGAACGGTACTCGAAGTAAAAAAGAAATTCAGCTTTGACAATTCGATCGAGATAAAGGTCCGGAATCATCAGGCCATGGCCATCAGCGAACAGTTGGCAAGATCACTTTTTGTAAAATATGTTGACTAG